In Hevea brasiliensis isolate MT/VB/25A 57/8 chromosome 13, ASM3005281v1, whole genome shotgun sequence, a single genomic region encodes these proteins:
- the LOC110646629 gene encoding uncharacterized protein LOC110646629 has product MDYNRASSPYDQQYPMYRTSSSSSAPSSHPMYGQSLYPRIGQQGQTAVPPVARHSSYHQTSASSPSSSGLGIRVALKPEYRITPPPQLSPELGDIPRSNFQFDFEFERKILAEAEKETQNWSRLGLENLPSKPTESASSLGSTVDPVVSKYIASGLNREAVRLAVANYGDNPTKVQEFVNGYTLLREMGFASNNVAEALHMYDNDADKALTHFLNSTS; this is encoded by the exons ATGGACTACAACAGGGCAAGTTCACCGTACGATCAACAGTACCCTATGTACAGAACTTCCTCTTCGTCGTCGGCGCCCTCAAGCCACCCTATGTATGGACAATCTCTTTATCCGAGAATCGGTCAACAGGGGCAGACGGCCGTTCCTCCTGTTGCCCGCCACTCCTCATATCACCAAACCTCTGCTTCTTCGCCCTCCTCTT CAGGATTAGGCATTCGAGTTGCTTTAAAGCCAGAGTATCGGATCACTCCTCCG CCTCAGTTGTCACCAGAACTGGGAGATATTCCACGGAGTAACTTCCAGTTTGATTTTGAGTTTGAGCGAAAAATTTTGGCTGAAGCTGAGAAGGAAACCCAGAACTGGAGCAGGCTTGGGTTGGAAAATCTTCCATCTAAACCAACAGAATCAGCTTCTTCATTG GGTTCAACTGTAGATCCTGTAGTGAGCAAATATATTGCATCAGGACTCAATCGAGAAGCTGTTCGTCTTGCTGTTGCTAACTATGGTGACAATCCGACTAAG GTTCAGGAATTTGTCAATGGCTACACCCTTTTAAGAGAAATGGGATTTGCATCGAACAATGTTGCTGAAGCTTTACACATGTACGACAATGACGCAGACAAGGCATTGACACATTTTCTTAACAGCACATCGTAA
- the LOC110646591 gene encoding acidic endochitinase-like translates to MCVYKRGRPWHRDAKVSMPAKMGRKFQASPLFVRLAVLALVIRFCDAGGIAIYWGQNGLEGTLNQTCDTGRYSYVNIAFLNKFGNGQTPEINLAGHCNPATNGCTIAGSEIKHCQELGIKVMLSIGGGVGNYSIASRKDAKRVAYYLWSNFLGGHSSSRPLGDAVLDGIDFDIELGSTQHWENLARYLLGYSKRGRRKVYLTAAPQCPFPDMFLGTALNTGLFDYVWVQFYNNPPCQYSSGNTTNLINSWNQWTTSIEAAKIFLGLPAAPDAAGSGYIPPEVLTSEILPVIERSPKYGGVMLWSKFYDDETGYSSSIKPSV, encoded by the coding sequence ATGTGTGTATATAAAAGGGGCAGACCTTGGCATAGAGATGCAAAGGTAAGTATGCCAGCAAAAATGGGTAGAAAATTTCAAGCTTCACCCCTATTCGTCCGCCTAGCAGTACTAGCACTGGTTATTAGATTCTGTGATGCAGGTGGAATCGCCATCTACTGGGGCCAAAACGGCTTGGAGGGAACCCTCAACCAAACATGCGACACAGGCAGATATTCCTACGTGAACATAGCCTTCCTCAACAAATTTGGCAATGGCCAAACCCCAGAAATCAATCTTGCAGGGCATTGCAATCCAGCAACAAATGGTTGCACCATTGCTGGCAGTGAAATTAAGCACTGCCAAGAGTTAGGAATTAAAGTGATGCTCTCCATCGGCGGTGGGGTTGGAAACTATTCCATAGCTTCTCGAAAGGATGCCAAGCGAGTAGCATATTATCTGTGGAGCAACTTCTTGGGTGGACATTCATCTTCGCGTCCCCTAGGCGATGCAGTATTGGATGGCATTGACTTTGACATAGAGCTTGGCTCAACACAACACTGGGAAAATCTTGCTCGCTACTTGTTGGGTTATAGCAAGCGAGGAAGAAGAAAGGTGTATCTAACAGCAGCTCCTCAATGCCCATTCCCTGATATGTTTCTTGGGACTGCCCTTAATACAGGGCTATTTGACTACGTTTGGGTGCAATTCTATAATAATCCACCTTGTCAATATAGTTCAGGGAATACCACCAACCTGATAAATTCTTGGAACCAATGGACTACGTCAATAGAGGCAGCAAAAATATTTTTGGGGTTACCGGCAGCTCCGGATGCAGCCGGAAGTGGATATATTCCTCCTGAAGTATTGACTTCTGAAATCCTTCCGGTGATTGAGAGGTCGCCCAAGTATGGAGGGGTAATGCTTTGGTCGAAGTTTTATGACGATGAGACTGGGTATAGCTCCTCCATTAAGCCAAGTGTTTGA
- the LOC110645756 gene encoding LOW QUALITY PROTEIN: uncharacterized protein LOC110645756 (The sequence of the model RefSeq protein was modified relative to this genomic sequence to represent the inferred CDS: inserted 3 bases in 2 codons; substituted 1 base at 1 genomic stop codon) produces the protein HIPRKILTVVSSKSSESQEELSSTEDKQLNRLPDMIKPLYSHSLLCIDXWLGVLGFYQSKDDRAIWLIEKPEWHAQLSIEITDLYIRYLKSGPGNLXKRFSYALNREDIXNAILGGP, from the exons CACATTCCAAGAAAAATCCTAACAGTAGTTTCCTCTAAATCCTCCGAGTCACAGGAGGAATTGTCATCCACAGAAGACAAGCAGCTCAATAGACTTCCTGACATGATCAAGCCTTTATACTCTCATAGCTTGCTTTGCATTGATTAGTGGCTTGGGGTTTTAGGGTTTTACCAGAGCAAGGACGACCGTGCCATTTGGTTGATTGAAAAGCCCGAGTGGCATGCCCAATTGTCTATTGAAATAACTGATCTGTATATAAG GTACTTGAAAAGTGGACCAGGAAATCT CAAGAGATTCAGTTATGCATTGAATAGGGAGGATA GAAACGCCATTCTTGGAGGACCTTAG
- the LOC110646583 gene encoding putative pentatricopeptide repeat-containing protein At3g49142: MKAITTLSRYFSTGKQLQVLVSSIQPPKFVPQIAAFTEDLCARILNQYPDIKTLEKLHCKVLTDDYLRWNSSLGIKLMRAYSACGEPGITRHIFDEITDKNVVFFNVMIRSYVNNHLYRDAFLVYKTMSSQGFDPDMYTCVCVLKASSGSDSLWVGLQVHSAILKFGMDSNLFVGNGLVAMYGKCKCLKEARQVFDEMPRRDVVSWNSMVAGYAQNERFNEALDLCREMEGSKLKPNACTMASLLPAAANTSSDNVFYVKEMFMKLAKTSVISWNVMIAVYVNNTMPKEAMDLYLQMDANGIEPDVVSIVSVLPACGDLSAVTQGRGIHEYAKRKKLIPNLLLENALIDMYAKCGCLRDARAVFDQMQFRDIVSWTSMISAYGMCGQGHDAVAVFAKMQNSGLSPDSIAFVSVLAACSHAGLLDEGRYYFNLMSEYGITPKLEHFACMVDLLGRAGNIDEAYGIIRHMHLEPNERVWGALLSACRVYSNMNIGLLAADQLFQLVPEQSGYYVLLSNIYAKAGRWQDVAAIRSILQRKGLKKIPGISNVELNDHVHTFLAGDQFHPQSKEIYEELDVLVGKMKEFGYMPETDSALHDVEEEDKECHLAVHSEKLAIAFAIINTKPGTPIRVTKNLRVCGDCHVGAKLISKITKREIVIRDTHRFHHFHDGACSCGDYW; encoded by the coding sequence ATGAAAGCCATCACTACTCTTTCACGCTACTTTTCAACTGGAAAACAACTACAAGTCCTTGTTTCATCTATCCAACCGCCCAAATTTGTCCCTCAAATTGCAGCTTTTACTGAAGATTTGTGTGCTCGGATTTTGAATCAATACCCAGATATCAAAACGCTGGAAAAACTCCACTGCAAGGTTTTGACTGACGATTACCTGCGCTGGAACTCGTCCCTTGGCATCAAATTGATGAGGGCTTATTCTGCTTGCGGTGAACCCGGGATAACACGCCACATATTTGATGAAATTACTGACAAGAATGTTGTTTTCTTTAATGTCATGATTAGGAGCTACGTTAACAACCATTTATACCGTGATGCTTTCCTCGTTTATAAAACAATGTCTAGCCAAGGATTTGATCCCGATATGTACACTTGCGTTTGCGTCTTAAAGGCATCTTCCGGGTCTGATAGTTTGTGGGTTGGTTTGCAAGTTCATAGTGCTATATTGAAATTCGGGATGGACTCGAATCTATTtgttgggaatggactagttgccATGTATGGGAAGTGTAAGTGTTTAAAGGAGGCTCGACAAGTGTTTGATGAGATGCCTCGTAGAGATGTGGTTTCTTGGAATTCAATGGTTGCTGGGTATGCACAGAATGAACGGTTCAATGAAGCATTGGATCTTTGTAGGGAAATGGAGGGTTCAAAGTTAAAACCTAATGCTTGCACAATGGCCAGCCTCTTGCCAGCTGCAGCGAACACATCCTCTGATAATGTTTTTTATGTTAAAGAAATGTTTATGAAGCTGGCAAAAACAAGTGTGATTTCCTGGAATGTGATGATTGCTGTTTATGTGAACAATACAATGCCGAAAGAAGCAATGGACCTATATTTGCAGATGGACGCAAATGGTATTGAACCTGATGTAGTCTCTATTGTTAGTGTTCTTCCTGCTTGTGGAGATCTTTCAGCTGTGACACAAGGAAGGGGAATTCATGAATATGCCAAGAGGAAGAAGCTTATTCCAAATTTGCTTTTGGAGAATGCACTAATTGATATGTATGCAAAATGTGGATGTTTGAGGGATGCAAGGGCAGTGTTTGATCAAATGCAATTTCGGGACATCGTGTCATGGACTTCTATGATATCTGCTTATGGTATGTGCGGCCAGGGTCATGATGCTGTTGCAGTATTTGCAAAAATGCAGAACTCAGGTTTGAGTCCAGATTCTATTGCTTTTGTTTCTGTTTTAGCAGCCTGCAGTCATGCAGGATTATTAGATGAGGGGCGATACTACTTTAATCTAATGTCTGAATATGGGATAACTCCGAAGTTAGAACACTTTGCTTGCATGGTAGATCTATTAGGACGTGCTGGAAATATAGATGAGGCCTATGGTATTATCAGGCATATGCATCTGGAACCTAATGAAAGAGTTTGGGGAGCTTTGTTGAGTGCTTGTCGGGTTTATTCTAACATGAATATTGGGCTTCTGGCTGCTGATCAACTTTTCCAATTGGTTCCTGAGCAGTCAGGTTATTATGTGTTGTTGTCCAACATTTATGCAAAGGCTGGAAGGTGGCAAGATGTTGCAGCTATCAGATCAATCCTGCAGAGAAAAGGACTCAAGAAAATACCCGGCATTAGCAATGTTGAGCTCAATGATCATGTTCACACCTTTCTTGCTGGTGACCAGTTCCATCCTCAGTCAAAGGAGATCTACGAGGAGCTGGATGTATTAGTTGGGAAAATGAAAGAGTTTGGTTATATGCCTGAGACCGATTCTGCCCTTCATGATGTAGAAGAGGAGGATAAGGAATGCCATTTAGCGGTTCATAGTGAGAAGCTAGCTATTGCCTTCGCTATTATAAATACCAAGCCTggcactccaattagagttaccAAGAATCTTCGTGTTTGTGGAGATTGCCATGTTGGTGCCAAGCTTATATCCAAGATTACTAAACGTGAAATTGTCATTCGGGATACTCATCGTTTTCACCATTTTCATGATGGAGCTTGCTCGTGCGGTGACTATTGGTGA
- the LOC110646601 gene encoding mitochondrial protein pet191 homolog yields MSKSCKGLAMELVKCLSESDCVKVEKRSYRECAGEKSPSIPSECVGLRETYFNCKRGQLDMRARIRGNKGY; encoded by the coding sequence ATGTCAAAGTCTTGCAAGGGCTTGGCGATGGAACTAGTTAAGTGTCTAAGTGAATCCGATTGTGTTAAGGTTGAGAAGCGATCGTATAGGGAATGCGCAGGAGAGAAGAGCCCCTCTATACCAAGTGAGTGCGTCGGACTTAGGGAGACTTACTTCAATTGCAAAAGAGGCCAGCTTGACATGAGGGCTAGGATTCGCGGTAACAAGGGCTATTGA
- the LOC110646606 gene encoding uncharacterized protein LOC110646606, which produces MAIIDSITDYSKTQRVVLLIDLNPLLHLKDPNPYLISLLSCAKTLLSFPPLSSSLFSFKPFFSSLSPLLSSSKLSIPSLSLSFNRPNSTLESLTQTVTALLSAIDRTSIPPLSPRALHLAASMRQLVHDYAWDSVICDSLAGTLSNCDSFVKSNLVVLFSPIISSLKCLSEFFSVEMSDECLRNVDGLIKKFRESFESVNEAFISRDIHFSWVDVKYETACAAYKGDFEEPELVYGFFESGIRDLGWGFCSSESIVLGSALVPFGLIYPRIGISPRLINLDDSYQAINAQLSLEILDVSEKPLECKCCDIELVNLNGFSGISPKFTDPQTYSFEQKKMVWRNLSHGMTKLHVKAVKKHVKCVNLEGFLSDPIFVRELSRDSEKVQNESCSELFEDKVLEILRMEMGNSVPRKSVPIWEILFSFLYREDYWALVSLSNGNGNSLVGILKPFTVSLALLSIIRDHSIINEFDGAGLGQFVMKADTEICKSQLDLTQSFGLVGPQSGPPPSENCAEVGDGKRKKKKSLNMLQELTWSAFCKAALEHLQIDLEDIYFARGCSKSKKLKFLKCWMKQIKKSSICSLPMPERSKLHQDISKKMDNRSTELPQECEQPIPSCSSVGEDSLTGASRIQDEVALGFCSDTLESFFNDLPHKIQQGIESEEVELESLANRLVNSSIYWLYQKRERETVSESQMHVVKSDDPSTGTVAVELTKLLIKDPKDLAAMYRNRELSSRASNPSAAEVTSEHIVREYELQILYRMEMLQSEVGASFGESTKQKFVKQICLLLETIQCHLQGGFFGDWSLEKYMGKIIKNRYCQSLGDVVQRIYAKMDMLLFEDEDESPNSLLNSEDSNQSWKGKHKGDEMDENCRNNDPVSAEDESFQLVGKEHGSPQGINREKHARKLIEAQERRQRARRFASFTSWVPDLQRVWAPKQPRAMKVRSDPLRKQLKRREQRRVSYDTVCETPMTGKKSSSGGGSIGGEDHQDNGTPLCGSVSKALFQDD; this is translated from the exons ATGGCGATAATAGACTCAATCACAGACTATAGTAAAACCCAACGTGTAGTTCTCCTCATAGACCTAAACCCACTTCTCCACCTCAAAGACCCAAATCCATATCTTATCTCTTTGCTTTCCTGTGCTAAAACCCTTCTCTCTTTCCCTCCACTTTCCTCCTCTCTCTTCTCCTTTAAGCCATTTTTTTCTTCCCTCTCTCCGCTCCTCTCCTCTTCTAAGCTTTCCATCCCTTCTTTGTCTCTCTCTTTCAACCGCCCAAATTCCACTCTCGAGTCTCTCACCCAAACTGTCACTGCCCTTCTCTCTGCCATCGATAGAACTTCGATTCCGCCCCTCTCGCCTCGGGCTTTGCACCTTGCAGCGTCGATGCGTCAGCTTGTTCATGATTACGCTTGGGATTCTGTGATCTGCGATTCACTTGCGGGTACGCTTTCGAATTGCGACTCATTTGTAAAATCGAATTTAGTTGTTTTGTTTTCCCCAATTATTTCGTCTTTGAAATGCTTGTCAGAATTCTTCAGTGTAGAGATGAGTGATGAGTGTTTGAGAAATGTGGACGGGTTGATTAAGAAGTTCCGTGAGTCCTTTGAGAGCGTCAATGAGGCTTTTATTAGTAGGGACATTCATTTCAGTTGGGTTGATGTGAAGTATGAGACCGCGTGTGCTGCATATAAGGGTGATTTTGAGGAACCCGAGTTGGTATATGGGTTTTTCGAGAGTGGGATTAGGGATTTAGGCTGGGGGTTTTGTTCAAGTGAGTCTATTGTTTTGGGTTCTGCACTCGTTCCTTTTGGATTAATTTATCCAAGGATTGGAATTTCGCCGAGATTGATTAATTTGGATGATAGTTATCAGGCTATCAATGCGCAACTGAGTCTCGAGATACTAGATGTGAGTGAAAAGCCTTTGGAATGTAAGTGTTGTGATATAGAATTGGTTAATCTCAATGGGTTTTCTGGAATTAGCCCAAAGTTCACGGATCCACAAACTTATAGTTTTGAACAAAAGAAAATGGTTTGGAGAAATCTTAGTCATGGAATGACAAAACTACATGTTAAAGCAGTTAAAAAACATGTTAAGTGTGTAAACTTGGAGGGGTTCTTGTCTGATCCCATTTTTGTGCGTGAGCTTTCACGGGATTCTGAGAAAGTTCAAAATGAAAGTTGCAGTGAACTTTTTGAAGACAAGGTTCTTGAAATCCTGAGGATGGAAATGGGCAACTCGGTGCCAAGAAAATCTGTACCCATTTGGGAAATTCTTTTCAGTTTTCTATATAGAGAAGAttattgggctttggtgtctctttCAAATGGCAATGGCAATTCACTTGTGGGAATCCTGAAGCCTTTCACAGTTTCTTTAGCTCTCCTCTCAATTATAAGAGATCACTCTATAATAAATGAATTTGATGGAGCAGGTTTAGGTCAATTTGTTATGAAGGCAGACACTGAGATTTGCAAATCCCAATTAGATTTGACCCAGTCCTTTGGACTCGTAGGTCCCCAATCTGGGCCTCCACCTTCAGAAAACTGTGCTGAAGTTGGAGATggtaaaaggaagaagaagaaaagtttaaATATGCTTCAGGAACTAACGTGGAGTGCCTTTTGTAAGGCAGCACTGGAACACTTACAAATAGATTTGGAAGATATTTACTTTGCCAGGGGATGCAGCAAgtcaaagaaattaaaatttctgaAATGCTGGATGAAACAGATTAAGAAATCTAGCATTTGTAGCTTGCCCATGCCTGAGAGATCCAAACTGCATCAGGATATCTCTAAAAAAATGGACAATAGATCAACCGAGTTGCCTCAGGAATGTGAACAGCCAATTCCTTCATGTTCCTCAGTGGGAGAGGATTCCTTGACCGGGGCTTCTAGAATACAGGATGAAGTTGCTCTTGGTTTTTGCTCAGATACTTTGGAAAGTTTTTTTAATGATCTTCCACATAAAATCCAGCAAGGGATTGAATCTGAAGAAGTAGAGTTGGAGTCTTTGGCAAATCGACTTGTTAACTCATCTATATATTGGTTATATCAAAAGCGTGAAAGGGAAACTGTGTCCGAGAGTCAAATGCATGTTGTAAAATCTGATGATCCTTCTACTGGAACAGTTGCTGTTGAGCTGACTAAACTTTTAATCAAGGATCCTAAGGACTTGGCTGCTATGTACAGAAATAGAGAACTATCCTCTCGGGCATCTAATCCAAGTGCTGCTGAAGTTACTTCAGAACATATTGTTAGAga ATATGAATTACAGATTTTATATCGCATGGAGATGCTCCAATCAGAGGTTGGAGCAAGTTTTGGGGAGTCTACAAAACAAAAGTTTGTGAAGCAAATTTGCTTGCTTTTAGAGACCATTCAGTGCCATCTGCAGGGAGGCTTTTTTGGTGATTGGAGCCTTGAAAAATATATGGGAAAGATCATAAAAAACAG GTATTGTCAGAGTCTTGGGGATGTGGTTCAGAGAATTTATGCAAAAATGGATATGTTGTTATTTGAGGATGAGGATGAATCCCCTAATTCTTTGCTGAATAGTGAGGACAGTAATCAATCCTGGAAAGGAAAACACAAGGGAGATGAAATGGATGAAAACTGTAGAAACAACGATCCAGTCTCTGCAGAAGATGAATCCTTCCAATTGGTAGGAAAGGAGCATGGAAGTCCCCAAGGAATAAACAGGGAGAAGCATGCTCGTAAATTAATTGAAGCTCAGGAAAGAAGACAAAGAGCTCGTAGATTTGCATCTTTCACTAGCTGGGTTCCAGACTTGCAAAGAGTTTGGGCCCCAAAGCAGCCGAGGGCAATGAAAGTGAGGTCAGATCCTCTTCGGAAGCAATTAAAAAGAAGGGAACAAAGAAGGGTAAGCTATGACACGGTATGCGAGACCCCAATGACTGGAAAGAAAAGTTCCAGCGGAGGAGGCAGCATTGGTGGGGAAGACCACCAAGATAATGGGACCCCTTTGTGTGGTTCTGTTTCTAAGGCCCTGTTTCAAGATGACTGA